From the Senegalimassilia faecalis genome, one window contains:
- the proB gene encoding glutamate 5-kinase has translation MSETDAQGSRARRLVIKIGSSTLTTSESSIDYGYLRKLADQVARVRDAGWQPVIVTSAAIACGLEALGIHRRPTDMPSLQAAASVGQSALSTAYAEVFARHGIVTSTVLLTRRDTADRQAYLHARNTLLRLLDLGVVPIINENDTVAVEQIKFGDNDTLAALAACLIDADLLVILSDIDGLYDANPNTNPQAKLIEHVDKIGPEILAVAGGAGSTVGSGGMITKIKAARVLMVAGIPLIICYGRQDNVVEDAAAGKQVGTRFSAKARPHEITPRKLWIALGDSARGAVVVDDGAKAALIERGSSLLSVGVSGVEGRFDAGDIVDIKDGTGHLFARGRTAFSADEVELACGKTREAIERNRLLAALAEKPIVHRDELVVFE, from the coding sequence ATGAGCGAAACGGATGCACAAGGGTCGCGTGCGCGGCGCCTGGTCATCAAGATCGGGTCGTCGACACTGACCACGTCTGAGAGCAGCATTGACTACGGCTATCTGCGCAAGCTTGCCGATCAGGTGGCGCGCGTGCGCGATGCGGGCTGGCAGCCGGTCATCGTCACGTCGGCCGCCATCGCGTGCGGCCTTGAAGCCTTGGGCATCCATCGCAGGCCAACCGACATGCCCAGCTTGCAGGCGGCGGCCTCGGTGGGGCAGTCGGCGCTTTCAACGGCGTATGCCGAGGTGTTCGCCCGCCATGGCATCGTTACGTCCACCGTGCTTTTGACCAGGCGCGATACAGCCGACCGTCAGGCGTATCTGCACGCGCGCAATACGCTTTTGCGCCTGCTTGACCTAGGCGTAGTGCCCATTATCAACGAGAACGACACCGTTGCCGTCGAGCAGATCAAGTTCGGCGACAACGACACGTTGGCCGCGCTGGCGGCGTGCCTCATCGATGCCGACTTGCTGGTCATCCTGTCTGACATCGACGGGCTGTACGATGCCAACCCGAACACGAACCCGCAGGCCAAACTTATCGAGCACGTGGACAAGATCGGGCCCGAGATTCTGGCCGTGGCCGGCGGCGCGGGTTCCACGGTGGGCTCGGGCGGCATGATCACGAAGATCAAGGCGGCGCGCGTGCTTATGGTGGCGGGCATCCCGCTCATCATCTGCTACGGTCGTCAGGACAACGTGGTGGAGGACGCGGCGGCCGGCAAGCAGGTGGGCACGCGCTTCTCCGCGAAGGCGCGCCCGCACGAGATCACGCCGCGCAAGTTGTGGATCGCGCTCGGCGATTCGGCGCGAGGTGCCGTGGTGGTAGACGACGGGGCGAAAGCTGCGCTCATCGAGCGCGGAAGTTCGCTGCTGTCCGTGGGCGTTTCCGGCGTTGAAGGCCGCTTCGATGCTGGCGACATCGTGGACATCAAAGACGGCACGGGGCATCTGTTCGCGCGCGGGCGCACGGCGTTTTCCGCCGA
- the polA gene encoding DNA polymerase I — MPEKKVAVIDGNSLMHRAFHAVPLTMNAPDGTPTNAVFGFIAMLLKFIDISQPDAIVCAFDAGRPAFRMEALEQYKAQRPPMDESLKVQFPIIEELLESMNIPVVRVKGWEGDDILGTVSARDEALGYRTLLVSGDKDVYQLCTELTHVVTTRKGITDVAIYGPSEVRDRYGVGPEQFPDFLGLKGDSSDNIPGVPGVGDKTAAKLLTAYGNLEGIYEHIDELKGKQKERMVENREAAFTSRKVATIVRDLDFELDLEGASFPSFSPEAVTETFSKYRFNAHLARVLKLVGEESQRKAAAIEVGEVVRGAGAEALVDAAIKSGEQVGVAFVDPEQESLFGGGAVLAVCAANGCAVFEGEEVAAPFARLVAQGSFAALDVKAALHRIYPSDSSATALVDDAQLMAMRAFDLGLAGYVLNSSVSEYSFDALLDAYVGGVLPEAKTDEQRACAQAAAARVLVGPLTAALEREGSARAYFDIDLPLVAVLAIMERTGAAIDADRLAELGASTGAELEGLRAQIYELAGEEFNVDSPKQLGHILFEVLGLPAKKKTQRGYSTDAKVLKELAQVHELPALVLRYRELAKIKSTYIDALPRLRAGDGRVHSSFNETVTTTGRLSSSDPNLQNIPVRTQFGRRIRECFVPLEPGCKFVSADYSQIELRLLAHLSGDDSLIEAFTSGADFHAATASRVFGVPICDVTPEMRSRAKAVNFGIVYGQQAFGLSQSLGISFGEAKDMIDRYFDVHPGVREYLDATVAEARAKGYAETMFGRKRHIPELHAANGNTRGFGERTAMNHPMQGSAADIIKLAMRQVQTRLMEEGFRARLLVQVHDELDFSAPADEVAALEDMVREVMEHVVELKVPLLADVSAADTWAEAH; from the coding sequence ATGCCCGAGAAAAAGGTAGCCGTCATCGACGGCAACTCGCTTATGCATCGCGCGTTCCACGCCGTGCCGCTTACCATGAACGCGCCGGACGGCACGCCCACCAACGCCGTGTTCGGCTTCATCGCCATGCTGTTGAAGTTCATCGACATCTCGCAGCCCGATGCCATCGTGTGCGCGTTCGATGCCGGCCGCCCAGCGTTTCGCATGGAGGCGCTTGAGCAGTATAAGGCGCAGCGCCCGCCCATGGACGAGTCGCTGAAAGTGCAGTTCCCCATCATCGAAGAGCTGCTTGAGTCCATGAACATCCCCGTGGTGCGCGTGAAGGGCTGGGAAGGCGACGACATCTTGGGCACGGTGTCGGCGCGCGACGAGGCGCTGGGCTACCGCACGCTTCTGGTGTCGGGCGATAAGGACGTCTACCAGCTGTGCACCGAGCTGACGCACGTGGTCACCACGCGCAAGGGCATCACCGACGTGGCCATTTACGGGCCGTCGGAGGTGCGCGACCGCTACGGCGTGGGCCCCGAGCAGTTCCCCGACTTTCTGGGGCTCAAAGGCGACAGCTCCGACAACATCCCCGGCGTGCCCGGCGTCGGCGACAAAACGGCGGCGAAGCTGCTTACGGCCTACGGCAACCTGGAGGGCATCTACGAGCACATCGACGAGCTGAAGGGCAAGCAGAAAGAGCGCATGGTCGAAAACCGCGAAGCGGCGTTTACCAGCCGCAAGGTGGCCACCATCGTGCGCGACCTTGACTTCGAGCTTGACTTGGAAGGCGCATCGTTCCCGTCGTTTTCGCCCGAGGCCGTCACCGAGACGTTCTCGAAGTATCGCTTCAATGCGCATCTTGCGCGCGTGCTGAAGCTGGTGGGCGAAGAGTCGCAGCGCAAGGCGGCCGCCATCGAGGTGGGCGAGGTTGTGCGCGGCGCGGGGGCTGAGGCGCTGGTGGACGCCGCCATCAAGTCGGGCGAACAGGTGGGCGTGGCGTTCGTGGACCCCGAGCAGGAGTCGCTGTTCGGCGGCGGCGCGGTGCTTGCCGTGTGCGCCGCGAACGGCTGCGCCGTGTTCGAAGGTGAAGAGGTGGCCGCGCCGTTTGCGCGCCTCGTGGCGCAGGGAAGCTTCGCCGCGCTTGACGTGAAGGCAGCGCTGCACCGCATCTACCCGTCGGACAGCTCGGCAACCGCGCTGGTCGACGATGCGCAGCTTATGGCCATGCGCGCGTTTGACCTGGGGCTTGCCGGTTACGTGCTCAACTCGTCGGTGTCGGAGTATTCGTTCGACGCGCTGCTTGACGCCTACGTGGGTGGCGTGTTGCCCGAGGCGAAAACCGACGAGCAGCGCGCATGTGCCCAGGCGGCCGCCGCGCGCGTGCTGGTGGGGCCGCTTACCGCCGCGCTTGAGCGCGAGGGTTCGGCGCGCGCGTACTTCGACATCGACCTGCCGCTGGTGGCGGTGCTGGCCATCATGGAGCGCACGGGCGCGGCCATCGACGCCGACCGCCTGGCCGAGCTGGGCGCGTCTACGGGCGCGGAGCTTGAAGGCCTGCGCGCGCAAATCTACGAGCTTGCGGGCGAGGAGTTCAACGTCGATTCGCCCAAGCAGCTTGGCCACATCTTGTTCGAGGTGCTGGGCCTTCCGGCGAAGAAGAAGACGCAGCGCGGATACTCCACGGACGCGAAGGTGCTCAAGGAGCTGGCCCAGGTTCACGAGCTGCCGGCGCTGGTGCTGCGCTACCGCGAGCTGGCCAAGATTAAGTCCACGTACATCGATGCGCTGCCGCGCCTGCGCGCCGGCGACGGTCGCGTGCACTCCAGCTTCAACGAGACGGTTACCACTACGGGGCGTTTGTCCTCGTCGGACCCCAACCTGCAGAACATCCCCGTGCGCACGCAGTTTGGCCGCCGCATCCGCGAGTGCTTCGTGCCGCTTGAGCCGGGCTGCAAATTCGTGTCGGCCGACTACTCGCAGATCGAGCTGCGCCTGCTTGCGCACCTGTCGGGCGACGACAGCCTCATCGAGGCGTTCACCAGCGGCGCGGACTTCCATGCCGCCACGGCCTCGCGCGTGTTCGGCGTGCCCATTTGCGACGTCACGCCCGAGATGCGCAGCCGCGCGAAGGCCGTGAACTTCGGCATCGTGTACGGCCAGCAGGCGTTCGGCCTTTCGCAAAGCCTGGGCATCTCGTTTGGCGAGGCGAAGGACATGATCGACCGCTACTTCGACGTGCACCCCGGCGTGCGCGAGTACTTGGATGCCACCGTGGCCGAGGCGCGCGCGAAGGGCTACGCCGAAACCATGTTCGGCCGCAAGCGCCACATCCCCGAGCTGCACGCCGCCAACGGCAACACGCGCGGCTTCGGCGAGCGCACGGCCATGAACCACCCTATGCAGGGTTCGGCCGCCGACATCATCAAGCTTGCCATGCGCCAGGTGCAAACGCGCCTGATGGAAGAGGGTTTTCGCGCCCGGCTGCTCGTGCAGGTGCACGACGAGCTGGACTTCAGCGCACCTGCAGACGAAGTGGCCGCGCTTGAGGACATGGTGCGCGAGGTCATGGAGCACGTGGTTGAGCTGAAGGTACCGCTTCTGGCCGACGTTTCCGCCGCCGATACGTGGGCCGAGGCGCATTAG
- a CDS encoding winged helix family transcriptional regulator, whose amino-acid sequence MRKMVIFIADSLDNAHKFQQVLSGLDVDVAAGSSVQFKKLLAQHPSYDLVIYEARADALANVSQVESVLLEDGSASLLVIVNEEQLAEFRLPVQVKSDFVVHGATNAECAARIRQLLWPGNESTSTDFVTVDNMTINLATYQVTVGGEPLDFTYLEYALLAFLVTHPGRTYSRDALLRRVWGFDYYGGSRTVDVHVRRVRAKLGPELAQHLETVRGVGYLWSA is encoded by the coding sequence ATGAGAAAGATGGTCATATTCATAGCCGACAGCCTTGACAACGCCCATAAGTTCCAGCAGGTGCTTTCGGGTTTGGATGTGGACGTGGCTGCGGGCTCGTCGGTGCAGTTCAAGAAGCTTCTGGCGCAGCACCCTTCCTATGACCTGGTGATTTACGAGGCGCGCGCCGATGCGCTTGCCAACGTTTCGCAGGTGGAGTCCGTGCTGCTTGAAGACGGGTCGGCTTCGCTTCTGGTCATCGTCAACGAAGAGCAGCTTGCCGAGTTCCGCCTTCCCGTGCAGGTCAAAAGCGACTTCGTGGTGCACGGCGCCACGAACGCCGAATGCGCCGCCCGCATTCGTCAGCTTTTGTGGCCGGGCAACGAAAGCACGTCCACCGATTTCGTCACCGTCGACAACATGACCATCAACCTGGCAACGTACCAGGTCACCGTCGGCGGGGAACCGCTTGACTTCACGTACCTGGAATACGCGCTGCTGGCGTTTCTGGTCACGCACCCCGGCCGCACGTACAGCCGCGACGCGCTTTTGCGCCGCGTGTGGGGCTTCGACTACTACGGCGGCAGCCGCACCGTCGACGTGCACGTGCGTCGCGTGCGCGCGAAGCTGGGCCCCGAGCTGGCGCAGCACCTGGAAACGGTGCGCGGCGTCGGTTACCTGTGGAGCGCGTAA
- the rpmA gene encoding 50S ribosomal protein L27, with product MAHKKGLGSTRNGRDSHAKRLGVKMFAGQQIKTGQIIVRQRGTKFHPGENVGRGKDDTLFALCDGRVDFTRGVKRKVHVRPEA from the coding sequence ATGGCACACAAGAAAGGTCTCGGTTCTACCCGTAACGGCCGCGATTCCCACGCAAAACGACTGGGCGTGAAGATGTTCGCCGGTCAGCAGATCAAGACGGGCCAGATCATCGTTCGTCAGCGCGGCACGAAGTTCCATCCCGGCGAAAACGTCGGTCGTGGCAAGGACGACACGCTGTTCGCTCTGTGCGACGGTCGCGTCGACTTCACGCGTGGCGTGAAGCGCAAGGTTCACGTTCGTCCTGAGGCGTAA
- a CDS encoding methionine ABC transporter permease, whose protein sequence is MDYISNFIAQYGALFAQGTWDTIVMTIVSTFFAYVIGVPLGVLLVVTAKDGLRPHRALNTVLGWIVNIGRSIPFIILLVAIIPFTRLVVGTSLGVPGAIVPLTVAAIPFVGRMVEQSLAEVDGGLVEAAQSFGANTWQIVVKVMLRESLPSLVRGASITVITLFGYTAMAGAVGAGGIGDIAIRYGYQRYLGDVMIASIVLCVVLVQVFQSIGDFVARKVDKRIR, encoded by the coding sequence ATGGATTACATCAGCAACTTCATCGCCCAATACGGCGCGCTGTTCGCGCAGGGCACGTGGGACACGATTGTCATGACCATCGTGTCCACGTTCTTCGCATACGTCATCGGCGTGCCGCTGGGCGTACTGTTGGTGGTCACGGCCAAAGACGGCCTGCGCCCGCACCGCGCGCTGAACACGGTGCTCGGCTGGATCGTGAACATCGGCCGCTCCATCCCGTTCATCATCCTGCTGGTGGCCATCATCCCGTTCACGCGCTTGGTGGTTGGCACGTCGCTGGGCGTTCCCGGCGCCATCGTGCCGCTGACGGTGGCGGCCATCCCGTTTGTTGGCCGCATGGTGGAGCAAAGCCTGGCCGAGGTTGACGGTGGCCTGGTGGAAGCGGCGCAAAGCTTCGGCGCGAACACGTGGCAGATCGTGGTGAAGGTCATGCTGCGCGAAAGCCTGCCGTCGCTGGTGCGCGGCGCATCCATCACCGTCATTACGCTGTTCGGCTACACGGCCATGGCCGGCGCCGTGGGCGCGGGCGGCATCGGCGACATCGCTATCCGCTACGGCTACCAGCGCTACCTTGGCGACGTGATGATCGCGTCCATCGTGCTGTGCGTCGTGCTGGTGCAGGTGTTCCAGTCCATCGGCGACTTCGTGGCGCGCAAAGTCGACAAGCGCATCCGCTAA
- the obgE gene encoding GTPase ObgE, giving the protein MFIDKVRIHVKGGDGGAGCMSFRREAHVPKGGPDGGDGGHGGNVVLEADASVSSLIDYRFKHHFKAERGTHGKGSRMHGATGEDLVLKVPVGTVVHEYFEDSKETGELMADLTHDGERITVAEGGMGGRGNIHFVTSTRRAPAFAELGEPAQERWVELEMKLMADAALVGMPSAGKSSLISKISAARPKIADYPFTTLVPNLGVARSGDLSFVVADIPGLIEGAHEGRGLGHEFLRHIERTALIVHVVDLTGDWEGRDPLEDYRVINNELALYADELAARPRIVVANKIDVAGTEEALERLRAQVKADSVAAAGGNEFAPSPIDPKVYCISALTGEGVDSLKAAVAHKVHELREEAREAAAANVQYEHVWELKREARDKRFTVRKLSEGVFRVSGTQVERMVVQCDWENEEAVVFLQHRLKRVGVEEALEKAGAVDGDEIRIVGRAFEFESAKTAEDMFEELDI; this is encoded by the coding sequence GTGTTTATCGATAAAGTACGCATTCACGTGAAGGGCGGCGACGGCGGCGCTGGCTGCATGTCGTTTCGCCGCGAGGCTCACGTTCCTAAAGGCGGTCCTGACGGCGGCGACGGCGGACACGGCGGCAACGTCGTGCTTGAGGCTGATGCCAGCGTGTCGTCGCTGATCGACTACCGTTTCAAGCACCATTTCAAGGCCGAACGCGGCACGCACGGCAAGGGTAGCCGCATGCACGGCGCCACGGGCGAGGACCTGGTGCTCAAGGTGCCCGTGGGCACCGTGGTGCACGAGTACTTCGAGGATTCGAAGGAAACGGGCGAGCTTATGGCCGACCTCACGCACGACGGCGAGCGCATCACCGTGGCCGAAGGCGGCATGGGCGGCCGCGGCAACATCCACTTCGTCACGTCTACCCGCCGCGCGCCGGCGTTCGCCGAGCTGGGAGAGCCGGCGCAAGAGCGCTGGGTGGAGCTTGAGATGAAGCTGATGGCCGACGCGGCGCTCGTGGGCATGCCGTCGGCGGGCAAAAGCTCTTTGATCTCGAAGATCTCGGCCGCGCGTCCGAAGATCGCCGACTACCCGTTCACCACGCTGGTGCCGAATCTGGGCGTGGCGCGTTCGGGCGATTTGAGCTTCGTTGTGGCCGATATTCCCGGTCTTATCGAGGGCGCGCACGAAGGTCGCGGCCTGGGGCATGAGTTTTTGCGCCACATCGAGCGCACGGCGCTTATTGTGCACGTGGTGGACCTGACGGGCGACTGGGAAGGCCGCGACCCGCTTGAGGACTACCGCGTCATCAACAACGAGTTGGCATTGTACGCCGACGAGCTGGCGGCGCGCCCGCGCATCGTCGTGGCGAACAAGATCGACGTTGCCGGCACCGAAGAGGCGCTTGAGCGCCTGCGCGCCCAGGTCAAGGCCGATTCCGTGGCCGCCGCCGGCGGCAACGAGTTCGCGCCAAGCCCCATCGACCCGAAGGTGTACTGCATCAGCGCGCTTACGGGCGAGGGCGTGGACAGCCTGAAAGCCGCCGTGGCGCACAAGGTGCACGAGCTGCGCGAAGAGGCGCGCGAGGCCGCTGCCGCCAACGTGCAGTACGAGCACGTGTGGGAGCTCAAGCGCGAGGCGCGCGACAAGCGCTTCACCGTGCGCAAGCTTTCCGAGGGCGTGTTCCGCGTGTCGGGCACCCAGGTCGAGCGCATGGTGGTGCAGTGCGACTGGGAAAACGAGGAAGCAGTGGTGTTCTTGCAGCACCGCCTTAAGCGCGTTGGCGTGGAAGAGGCGCTTGAGAAGGCGGGCGCCGTCGATGGCGACGAGATTCGCATCGTCGGGCGTGCGTTCGAGTTCGAGTCCGCGAAAACGGCGGAGGACATGTTCGAGGAGCTTGATATCTAA
- the rplU gene encoding 50S ribosomal protein L21, producing MYAIVKTGGKQYKVAVGDKLNIEKLDAEVGATVELPVICFVDGDVVEADPAKASAKKVTAEVVEQFKGPKQLVFKFKKRKNYKKLRGHRQQLTRVEIKSIA from the coding sequence ATGTACGCAATCGTGAAAACGGGCGGCAAGCAGTACAAGGTTGCCGTCGGGGACAAGCTGAACATCGAGAAGCTCGATGCCGAAGTCGGCGCCACCGTTGAGCTTCCCGTAATCTGCTTCGTTGATGGCGACGTCGTCGAGGCCGATCCGGCCAAGGCTTCCGCCAAGAAGGTCACCGCCGAGGTCGTTGAGCAGTTCAAGGGCCCCAAGCAGCTGGTGTTCAAGTTCAAGAAGCGCAAGAACTACAAGAAGCTGCGCGGCCATCGCCAGCAGCTCACGCGCGTTGAAATCAAGTCCATCGCTTAA
- a CDS encoding glutamine synthetase family protein — protein sequence MASNPEQDFVLKTIKSRDVHFVRFWFTDVLGHMKSFAVIPSELEDAFADGMGFDGSCIEGFCRTEESDMLAFPDASTFQVLPWRPESNAVARMFCNIRTPDGKPFEGDPRHVLARTVARAQDMGYVFNVGPEVEYYYFKDANGTELLDRGGYFDLTSLDYASDLRRDTVLTLEKMGIPVEYSHHENGPSQHEIDLRFTDALSMADAVMTYKLVVKEIAMKHGVYASFMPKPMSGEPGSGMHVHMSLFDFDGNNVFFDEADMQGYHLSTTAKQFLAGILKYAPEFALITNPCVNSYKRLLAGGEAPIYLSWARANRSTLVRVPGYRPNREVACRLELRSPDPSANPYLAFSVMLAAGLAGIEEGLEPPAPVEDRDLFTQSRQELRKQGFQTLPESLGDAVELFAESKLMHDVLGEHICNYLVEAKRAEWDAYQSNVSEWERSRYLAVL from the coding sequence ATGGCTTCCAACCCGGAACAGGATTTCGTCCTGAAAACCATCAAAAGCCGCGACGTGCACTTCGTGCGCTTCTGGTTCACCGACGTGCTCGGCCACATGAAGTCGTTCGCCGTTATCCCCAGCGAGCTTGAAGATGCGTTCGCCGACGGCATGGGCTTCGACGGCAGCTGCATCGAGGGCTTCTGTCGCACCGAGGAATCCGACATGCTGGCGTTCCCCGATGCTTCCACGTTCCAGGTGCTGCCGTGGCGCCCGGAAAGCAACGCCGTGGCGCGCATGTTCTGCAACATCCGCACGCCCGACGGCAAGCCGTTCGAGGGCGACCCGCGCCACGTGCTGGCGCGCACCGTCGCGCGTGCCCAGGACATGGGCTACGTGTTCAACGTCGGCCCCGAGGTGGAGTACTACTACTTTAAGGACGCCAACGGAACCGAGCTTTTGGACCGCGGCGGCTACTTCGACCTTACCAGCCTTGACTACGCCTCCGACCTGCGCCGCGACACCGTGCTGACGCTTGAGAAGATGGGCATCCCCGTGGAATACAGCCACCACGAGAACGGGCCCAGCCAGCACGAGATCGACCTGCGCTTCACCGACGCGCTGTCCATGGCCGACGCCGTCATGACGTACAAGCTGGTGGTGAAGGAAATCGCCATGAAGCACGGCGTGTACGCGTCGTTCATGCCCAAGCCCATGTCCGGCGAGCCGGGCAGCGGCATGCACGTGCACATGAGCCTGTTCGACTTCGACGGCAACAACGTGTTCTTCGACGAAGCCGATATGCAGGGCTACCACCTGTCCACCACGGCCAAGCAGTTCCTGGCCGGCATCTTGAAGTACGCGCCGGAGTTCGCCCTCATCACGAATCCGTGCGTGAACTCCTACAAGCGCCTGCTTGCCGGCGGGGAAGCGCCCATCTACCTGTCGTGGGCGCGCGCGAACCGCTCCACGCTGGTGCGCGTGCCGGGATATCGCCCGAACCGCGAGGTGGCCTGCCGCTTGGAGCTGCGCAGCCCCGACCCCAGCGCGAACCCCTATCTGGCGTTTTCCGTCATGCTGGCCGCTGGCCTTGCGGGCATCGAGGAAGGCCTTGAGCCGCCCGCGCCGGTGGAGGACCGCGACCTGTTCACGCAGTCGCGCCAAGAGCTGCGCAAGCAGGGCTTCCAAACGCTTCCGGAAAGCCTGGGAGACGCCGTTGAGCTGTTCGCCGAGTCGAAGCTGATGCACGACGTGCTCGGCGAGCACATCTGCAACTACCTGGTGGAAGCCAAGCGCGCCGAATGGGACGCGTACCAGTCCAACGTGTCGGAGTGGGAACGCAGCCGCTACTTGGCGGTTCTGTAG